One stretch of Roseimicrobium sp. ORNL1 DNA includes these proteins:
- a CDS encoding MoxR family ATPase: protein MSLPHPPDTKVAVAHFHESFEKLRTEVSKFIVGQKDIIEHVLAAVVCGGHVLLEGVPGLGKTALVNTLARALHLKFQRIQFTPDLLPADIVGTQILVEKEGKKVFEFQPGPVFCNVLLADEINRATPKTQSALLETMQEKSVTVAGATHKLDKPFFVLATQNPIEQDGTYPLPEAQLDRFFFKLYVPVPGHADFVEILNRTGGVELPSINPVATGDDVLKMGHLVREVPVEASVQDYLVRVVRATHPTDAQATDRVKKYVRHGSSPRGAQTILAAARVHALLDDRYHVAREDIAKAAVPALRHRILLSFEGEAEGVKTDEIISDVLAKVKE, encoded by the coding sequence ATGTCCCTCCCCCACCCTCCCGACACCAAGGTCGCAGTTGCACACTTCCACGAGTCCTTTGAAAAACTTCGGACTGAAGTTTCGAAGTTCATCGTCGGGCAGAAGGACATCATTGAGCACGTTCTGGCTGCCGTGGTGTGTGGCGGGCACGTGCTGCTGGAAGGGGTGCCAGGGCTGGGCAAGACGGCGCTGGTGAACACTCTGGCGCGCGCGCTGCATCTCAAGTTCCAGCGCATCCAGTTCACGCCGGACCTGCTGCCCGCGGACATTGTGGGCACGCAGATTCTGGTGGAGAAGGAGGGGAAGAAAGTCTTCGAATTCCAGCCGGGACCGGTCTTCTGCAATGTGCTGCTGGCGGATGAAATCAACCGCGCCACACCGAAGACGCAATCCGCGCTGCTGGAGACGATGCAGGAGAAGTCCGTCACGGTGGCAGGCGCCACGCACAAGCTGGACAAGCCCTTCTTCGTGCTGGCGACGCAGAATCCCATCGAACAGGACGGCACCTATCCCCTTCCTGAAGCGCAGCTCGATCGCTTCTTCTTCAAGCTCTACGTGCCGGTGCCGGGTCACGCGGACTTCGTGGAAATCCTCAACCGCACCGGCGGTGTCGAGTTGCCTTCCATCAATCCTGTGGCCACGGGTGATGATGTGCTGAAAATGGGCCACCTTGTCCGCGAAGTGCCGGTGGAGGCTTCTGTGCAGGATTACCTCGTGCGCGTGGTACGAGCCACACATCCCACCGATGCGCAGGCCACGGATCGCGTGAAGAAGTATGTGCGCCACGGTTCCTCTCCGCGCGGTGCGCAGACCATTCTCGCCGCAGCACGCGTGCACGCACTGCTTGATGATCGCTATCACGTCGCCCGGGAAGATATCGCGAAGGCGGCTGTTCCCGCCCTGCGGCACCGCATTCTGCTCTCCTTCGAAGGCGAAGCGGAAGGGGTGAAGACGGATGAAATCATCTCGGACGTGCTGGCCAAGGTGAAGGAATAA
- a CDS encoding DUF58 domain-containing protein: MLTDPAFIRRLESLYLLARKILGGSLQADRRSTKKGAGITFADYAQYSLGDDYRSIDWRVYAKFESLLIKLFELEEDATIYLLVDHSPSMASKQQYAKELAAALGYIALNTLDRLAVYGLADKLRPLFDPTRGRNQVLPFLRSLEAAPSFGVDTDFTACAREFEARHRRKGLVCVVSDFLFPGGFEEGLSRLQWHKHEVFCLQTLDDNDLKCPWKGDVTLECVETGASQRVTVSPREAKMYEEAITEWNSGLQRTCAKRGLGFVSTTTERPFDEVIQDLLRRGGLVG, translated from the coding sequence ATGCTCACCGACCCTGCCTTCATCCGCCGCCTGGAGTCGCTCTACCTTCTGGCACGGAAGATTCTTGGCGGTTCCCTGCAGGCGGATCGTCGCAGCACGAAGAAAGGCGCGGGCATCACCTTCGCCGACTACGCGCAGTACTCGCTGGGCGATGACTACCGTTCCATCGACTGGCGCGTGTATGCGAAGTTCGAATCACTGCTCATCAAACTTTTCGAACTGGAGGAAGACGCCACCATCTACCTCCTCGTGGATCACAGCCCTTCGATGGCCAGCAAGCAGCAATATGCGAAGGAACTCGCCGCCGCGCTCGGCTACATCGCGCTGAACACCCTCGATCGCCTCGCGGTGTATGGACTGGCAGACAAGCTGAGACCACTCTTTGACCCCACCCGTGGTCGCAACCAGGTGCTGCCTTTCCTCCGCTCTCTCGAAGCAGCGCCGTCCTTCGGTGTGGACACCGATTTCACCGCCTGCGCTCGCGAGTTCGAAGCAAGGCACCGCCGCAAAGGCCTGGTATGTGTCGTCTCCGATTTTCTCTTCCCTGGTGGATTCGAAGAAGGCCTGAGCCGCCTGCAATGGCACAAGCACGAAGTCTTCTGTCTACAGACCTTGGATGACAACGACCTGAAGTGCCCGTGGAAGGGCGACGTCACTCTGGAGTGCGTGGAGACAGGAGCATCGCAGCGCGTCACCGTGTCACCTCGTGAAGCCAAGATGTATGAAGAGGCGATCACGGAGTGGAACAGTGGTCTGCAGCGCACGTGTGCGAAGCGAGGACTCGGTTTTGTCAGCACCACGACCGAGCGGCCATTCGATGAAGTCATTCAGGATCTGCTGCGGAGAGGCGGCCTTGTTGGTTAG
- a CDS encoding tetratricopeptide repeat protein: protein MPPDAARYHQMLLRKTKEGVAFDRFYDAWLATDTPEKLRRFLEHGASSPNAKAGDHLLLALYFSRRGEEEASLKAYTRALELDPDNASAWAERAKLQTRMQDIEGALKSLERGLAAKPEASLLLELSKQRARHLLRLGKNEEALKAFREMVAAQPGDEDLAEEVVFIQMEEGLPEEAAKGTEALISKTKDAYLKVTRLLLLGDIRQKLGNRDEAVNAYEDALDLSGKDTWVEGEVLARIEQSYRREDDLEGLATKLGTLAKADQARVRLSQQHAQVLADLGKADEAIKVYQDLLARTPGQPAVREGFLNLLESAGKLNEAIEQAKALREQLSGDKEWIIRLAILQHRAKTDDSAQATLNEYLSVAGTGESDRLRVARLLETWDLKEPARKSYEALVQAHSDSVSAKEAQAQFLHRIDERDAALAIWRDVAAKGSLEDAIQVGQSLGARMEHEVALEVLTARIATSPGEPRLLAALCTAAAGAKEFAKAIPWARERVRLAHDVTEVEESVKTASLIIRNAGTAEAQSKEIAALPSPTAAERCLQAELREFLKDPAGADAALAALTGPDEALGLQQQVRLLQGRQEWVRAAATMAKLIALPDGRSSSNVQKLVDLHQRAGQSNEALTWISEWKKLSPGAVTPWTTEARLLSDSGRVDDALKVLREAYRKFADNPDLAASFGDQLAAAGQSEEAMDIFENWYEKTEDVTGKMRWASSLARTAAAGGDTAKLVEKFRERQKKNRQSVVPWIALAEIHRASGNSEGRRNAIMEAASLRPQDLELLLELARLQEEDGLWKEALATLETARPLDKGTKIRERQAAIHLRYGDENLGYRIIFELAGGDKMDARGIERLADGIAARGEWERVTEFLEPLLQKHPKDYRLHFMQAVALEESSREREAIQAFIALMQPMEELPGVVVPQGGVFGPQYNTYQEQFMKYLPPGLTNFIELSQTWHMAYRYRQGRGGGSISYSFPGMPASTGFVSVPPYAVSAPSFAAVHLISMAQTLSDTDKNDLVARLKRMDMPQAEMFVHLQWEPQRGGVTVDEAWLQEHLDDEPALAWWVLSLMARSQTGGDSPEALLRKAYDHFHPHYPGIAIQAALAAKGSSTESGKALFAEGIKLAMSLEKMDLLVTQALFFHLQQRGNGGGSMEPSEEESFFAVLKKQVQHADSTFDPYQGWMMASFGKMLADRGRWDDAMEIAQAEQERFEKADSTKRNSANAQMFMSMGPGVVVNPLPFPAEANGVSPAALAVAHPSLPNTMFGPGNDETNPKELPRNEALLKASTKLKNEMLRNLALLAGGDRESFSRYLEARIKAEPENPGIILLAGWEAQQSQDAPKAVQLLQKALGLTLGASQRTMVENAVLHNAMASQTSKDGKPDPAMTAEMLDAVKELARRHGRNTSLNSGQKEYLARAMDALGMVKEATQVRATPKTASTGRSGSSNVPNIGSAQSSPSTVDQLAGKSQRDAAARDAMKQLRMLVPELFTSNAEYVASRAEELLKIVKKHDLAEDILKAANPGDVASLRRKLEYAGLHELLGKDAEAMQLYEAVLVMAPRTTEAQVRMISLLSNKDPEAAARLIAEVKQGTALGGILQNLVQVMQNSGGRGGLSRRIAATRTFTATLEQMAASGTKLPPEISLPYLAMAPRSIGQAHYGNNSDDGSERDPRLPDLYSITLYSGKHRSQEELAGEKSPKGKERRAAHDALCRAMIKVPEFIEDGFASLASLAIAEKQDLTPLRELAADCLKRSADPAVKRRIEAMRMNSFSYSSGGDERLWQPKPVEFLIYAAWKDHAEDRLEKEVYPLLAGETGKETPQLAAAKAFAKLWFGKPEDFAEAADAWVKTDKLRASVGQPAWAWFSDGGHMENLLRFAVEREIAAHLEDWIIGKVKMYLRDNNHLDLDCLNTWMRTLAGQEGTAEVVTFIGKLGDNIFGSAEGRRKAGSDYVAQRYGGSNVQNPKAYSYGQFIEGLMEENGVPAAALQLMISERWLDTPAATQQVRYRITNEGIYDDPAGLVHLLSSTPFGGEAATFRAYGTADRYTPTILGGLLAEMRKRDKIRSQILKQLKEAPNQTFGTALSIACLEPKHDAELIAFVKARKDELSKLGAPAQDELRDVLKQVWPALQRPENMPPDRQEVLRPLFAAEMKSAAERRALVLTATSLEQLKMADRPFFDFLRGEFVKLAAEGKDDEAVNLFEKGCTLIEKKMAAKGWDDGQNWNGWTPRSQLADTILDWRSGWDLVRLGVRLYNTDTSGKLEHPGHPNSNQWNKTLEESWKREGGYWRPDTSLHVTLSRIHSNLKGQNPTILMPVLYDLASQVPPRLRVQLIQWAEGEGAKKPYAALARELAVAARFHRFTSPGKKVVLDASGKRPVDPEAPSMRPEDWDYLLGIMEDASLNPRVRLVIANWICHYGREEVDGRVVLSAMKLSAEGLRNSWGHSAYHLAAALRCFNQEPVNESWKAAADDVWNAWVMRNARNQESSRMGRAYDPADTAVFAMWEMAVRAREKTWQTRLRSDFPNALNDSYITFVAMVRQEDFTEATNFLRTQWKDFTQWIPYFDSLDTVNSDSNIAEGVAVMLNTTTRDKFITACPDPALAELGRIFMDVGNDPPQGYRERFGMPPDYRARRNLAAESFHPEAITDDAMRARATGWLFGASAANEKLAPVVAALAAKVDVSKLGGMNDSQKMRWQILLPLLHSHNLALKGDFKAFDTFYDTIHNHNTWNEWLRDNIKEYSGRMALSRTRLFWRSQPPTKASDMLPITDSILKRYANNDDHQIGDAIGVRTAIYLYDGDNEGLATWRSSLTKEQSSQFLDRFRTQSSLFVTLGDLCGRDPKVRLPLERRLALVEAAVKDEWTQKTAKSNPGASFKMPILTGRTNLLSRPELLEHGMKIAALIPRDGRSFYEMADWFEEEGMADQTLAALDAVIATVGNNQSLLQPALIRKAETLDNMGRNADAMKALEGMDVAKLPTGLRLQVERLQRKEQEAAKKAAASKPESPTPGGNVPVQ, encoded by the coding sequence ATGCCGCCGGATGCCGCGCGCTATCATCAAATGCTGCTGCGCAAAACGAAGGAGGGCGTGGCCTTCGATCGGTTTTACGACGCCTGGTTGGCTACAGACACCCCAGAGAAGTTGCGGAGATTTCTGGAACACGGTGCCTCCTCCCCCAACGCCAAAGCCGGAGATCATCTCCTGCTGGCGTTGTATTTCTCCCGGCGCGGTGAGGAAGAGGCCTCGCTGAAGGCCTATACCCGGGCGCTGGAGCTGGATCCCGACAATGCCTCTGCGTGGGCGGAACGGGCGAAACTTCAGACACGGATGCAAGACATCGAAGGCGCGCTGAAAAGCTTGGAGCGCGGCCTCGCCGCCAAACCGGAAGCGAGCCTTCTGTTGGAACTCTCCAAGCAGCGCGCACGTCACCTGCTGCGCCTGGGCAAGAATGAGGAAGCGCTCAAGGCATTCCGCGAAATGGTCGCCGCGCAACCGGGTGATGAAGATCTCGCGGAGGAGGTGGTGTTCATCCAGATGGAAGAAGGCCTCCCGGAGGAAGCGGCGAAAGGTACGGAAGCCCTGATCTCCAAAACGAAGGATGCGTATCTGAAGGTCACACGCCTGCTGCTGCTCGGGGACATCCGGCAGAAGCTGGGAAACCGCGACGAGGCGGTGAATGCCTACGAGGACGCTCTTGACCTGTCCGGCAAGGACACGTGGGTGGAAGGTGAAGTGCTCGCGCGCATCGAGCAGTCCTACCGTCGTGAGGACGATTTGGAGGGACTGGCCACCAAGCTGGGCACCCTGGCCAAGGCGGACCAGGCCCGCGTACGGCTGAGCCAGCAGCACGCCCAGGTGCTGGCCGATCTCGGCAAGGCCGACGAAGCCATCAAGGTGTATCAGGATCTATTGGCCCGCACGCCGGGACAGCCGGCGGTGCGCGAAGGTTTCCTGAACCTGCTGGAGAGCGCCGGCAAGCTGAACGAGGCCATCGAGCAGGCGAAAGCCCTGCGCGAGCAGCTCTCGGGTGACAAGGAGTGGATCATCCGCCTGGCCATTCTCCAGCACCGCGCCAAGACTGACGACTCCGCGCAGGCCACCCTGAATGAGTACCTCTCTGTGGCAGGCACGGGTGAATCCGATCGCCTGCGAGTGGCACGCCTGCTGGAGACCTGGGATCTCAAGGAGCCCGCCAGGAAGTCCTACGAGGCGCTGGTGCAGGCGCACAGTGACAGTGTGTCTGCGAAGGAAGCGCAGGCACAATTTCTTCATCGTATCGATGAACGTGACGCCGCGCTTGCCATCTGGCGGGACGTTGCCGCAAAGGGATCGCTGGAAGATGCCATTCAGGTGGGACAGTCTCTGGGCGCTCGCATGGAGCATGAGGTGGCATTGGAAGTGCTCACCGCACGCATCGCCACCTCTCCTGGCGAACCGCGACTGCTCGCCGCACTGTGCACCGCCGCAGCTGGCGCGAAAGAATTTGCCAAGGCCATTCCGTGGGCACGCGAACGGGTGCGGCTGGCACACGATGTGACCGAGGTGGAGGAGAGCGTGAAGACTGCCTCCTTGATCATCCGGAACGCCGGCACCGCCGAAGCACAGTCGAAGGAGATCGCGGCACTCCCCTCGCCCACCGCCGCTGAGCGATGCCTGCAGGCGGAGCTTCGTGAATTCCTCAAGGATCCTGCCGGGGCGGATGCCGCGCTCGCCGCGCTCACCGGGCCGGACGAAGCGCTCGGACTACAGCAGCAGGTGCGCCTTCTTCAAGGACGGCAGGAGTGGGTCCGCGCTGCCGCTACCATGGCCAAGCTGATCGCGCTTCCTGACGGACGCTCCTCTTCCAATGTGCAGAAGCTGGTGGACCTGCATCAGCGCGCCGGCCAGAGCAATGAAGCGCTGACGTGGATCTCCGAGTGGAAGAAGCTCTCACCCGGCGCGGTCACACCATGGACGACAGAAGCGCGCCTCCTCTCGGATTCCGGACGTGTCGATGACGCCCTCAAGGTCCTTCGTGAGGCCTACCGGAAGTTCGCAGACAATCCTGATCTCGCTGCCAGCTTTGGAGATCAACTCGCCGCCGCCGGTCAGTCAGAGGAGGCGATGGATATCTTTGAAAACTGGTACGAGAAGACCGAGGATGTCACCGGCAAAATGCGCTGGGCCAGTAGTCTCGCGCGGACCGCCGCTGCCGGAGGAGACACGGCGAAGCTGGTGGAAAAATTCCGCGAGCGGCAGAAGAAAAACCGCCAGTCCGTAGTGCCGTGGATTGCCCTCGCGGAGATTCACCGCGCCAGCGGCAACTCGGAAGGACGGCGCAACGCCATCATGGAAGCGGCCAGCCTGAGACCGCAGGATCTGGAGTTGCTGCTGGAACTTGCACGCCTGCAGGAGGAGGATGGCCTGTGGAAAGAGGCACTCGCCACCCTCGAGACAGCGCGCCCGCTGGACAAAGGCACCAAGATTCGCGAACGACAGGCGGCGATTCATCTGCGCTACGGAGATGAGAACCTCGGCTACCGCATCATTTTTGAACTGGCGGGCGGTGATAAGATGGATGCCCGCGGCATCGAGCGCCTGGCGGATGGCATCGCCGCACGCGGTGAATGGGAGCGCGTGACGGAGTTTCTTGAGCCCCTGTTGCAGAAGCATCCCAAAGACTACCGCCTCCACTTCATGCAGGCTGTGGCGCTGGAGGAATCCAGCCGTGAGCGGGAAGCCATCCAGGCCTTCATCGCTCTCATGCAGCCCATGGAGGAACTTCCTGGCGTGGTGGTACCGCAAGGAGGCGTGTTTGGCCCGCAGTACAACACCTATCAGGAGCAGTTCATGAAATACCTGCCTCCGGGGCTCACGAACTTCATTGAGCTCTCGCAGACATGGCATATGGCATACCGCTACCGGCAGGGACGTGGGGGTGGTTCCATTTCCTACAGCTTCCCGGGCATGCCCGCCTCGACCGGGTTTGTGTCAGTGCCTCCTTATGCCGTGTCCGCGCCGTCCTTCGCCGCGGTCCACCTCATCAGCATGGCGCAGACGCTCAGCGATACGGACAAGAATGACCTGGTCGCGCGGCTGAAACGCATGGACATGCCGCAGGCGGAAATGTTTGTCCATCTGCAATGGGAACCGCAGCGCGGCGGTGTGACAGTGGATGAAGCGTGGCTGCAGGAGCATCTGGATGATGAGCCGGCGCTGGCATGGTGGGTCCTCAGCCTCATGGCACGCTCACAAACGGGAGGCGACTCGCCTGAAGCACTGCTGCGCAAAGCCTACGATCACTTTCACCCGCATTATCCCGGCATCGCCATCCAGGCCGCACTGGCCGCCAAGGGGTCCAGCACGGAAAGCGGAAAGGCTCTCTTTGCCGAGGGGATAAAGCTCGCGATGTCCCTGGAGAAGATGGATCTGCTGGTCACCCAGGCCTTGTTCTTCCACCTCCAGCAGCGGGGTAATGGCGGGGGTTCCATGGAGCCATCTGAGGAAGAATCCTTCTTCGCCGTGCTGAAAAAGCAGGTACAGCACGCGGACAGCACGTTCGATCCCTACCAGGGGTGGATGATGGCCTCGTTCGGAAAGATGCTCGCCGATCGTGGCAGGTGGGACGACGCGATGGAAATCGCCCAGGCAGAGCAGGAACGCTTCGAAAAGGCGGACAGCACCAAACGGAATTCCGCAAACGCCCAGATGTTCATGTCCATGGGCCCTGGCGTGGTGGTGAATCCGCTGCCATTTCCCGCAGAGGCGAATGGCGTTTCCCCTGCGGCGCTGGCGGTGGCTCACCCCTCGCTGCCGAACACGATGTTCGGCCCTGGAAATGATGAGACGAATCCCAAGGAACTCCCCCGGAATGAAGCTCTCCTCAAGGCCTCGACCAAGTTGAAGAATGAAATGCTGCGTAATCTCGCACTGCTCGCAGGCGGAGATCGCGAATCCTTCAGCCGCTACCTGGAAGCCAGGATCAAGGCTGAGCCCGAGAATCCCGGCATCATCCTGCTCGCCGGTTGGGAGGCACAACAATCCCAGGATGCACCCAAGGCAGTCCAGCTCCTGCAGAAGGCGCTCGGGCTCACGCTTGGCGCTTCGCAGCGCACCATGGTGGAGAATGCCGTGCTGCACAATGCGATGGCGAGCCAAACCAGCAAGGACGGCAAGCCCGACCCGGCGATGACTGCGGAAATGCTCGATGCCGTGAAGGAGCTCGCGAGGCGTCACGGGAGAAACACGAGCCTGAACTCGGGCCAGAAGGAATATCTGGCCCGCGCGATGGATGCACTGGGCATGGTCAAGGAGGCGACGCAGGTTCGCGCCACGCCGAAGACAGCGAGCACCGGCAGATCCGGCTCATCCAACGTGCCGAACATCGGCAGCGCCCAGTCCTCCCCCAGCACCGTGGACCAACTGGCCGGCAAGAGCCAGCGCGATGCCGCCGCGCGAGATGCCATGAAACAACTGCGCATGCTGGTGCCGGAGCTATTTACTTCGAATGCCGAGTATGTGGCCTCCCGCGCGGAGGAACTGCTGAAGATCGTGAAGAAGCACGACCTGGCCGAGGATATCCTCAAGGCCGCGAATCCTGGAGACGTCGCGAGTCTGCGTCGGAAACTGGAGTACGCCGGGCTCCATGAACTCCTGGGCAAGGATGCCGAGGCGATGCAGCTCTATGAGGCGGTGCTGGTCATGGCGCCGCGCACGACAGAGGCGCAGGTGCGCATGATTTCCCTGCTGTCGAACAAGGACCCGGAGGCGGCCGCACGCCTCATCGCGGAGGTGAAGCAAGGGACGGCGCTTGGTGGCATCTTGCAGAACCTCGTGCAGGTGATGCAGAACAGCGGCGGCCGCGGAGGGCTCTCGCGCCGCATTGCCGCCACCCGCACCTTCACCGCCACCCTGGAGCAGATGGCGGCTTCAGGCACCAAGCTGCCCCCGGAGATCTCCCTGCCCTATCTGGCCATGGCGCCACGCAGCATCGGACAGGCCCACTATGGGAACAACTCGGATGACGGCTCCGAGCGCGACCCCCGCCTTCCGGATCTTTATTCCATCACCCTGTACAGCGGCAAGCACCGCTCCCAGGAAGAACTGGCTGGAGAGAAGAGTCCGAAAGGCAAGGAGCGACGTGCCGCTCATGACGCGCTCTGCCGCGCGATGATCAAAGTGCCAGAATTCATCGAGGATGGCTTTGCCTCACTGGCATCCCTCGCCATCGCGGAGAAACAGGATCTCACCCCGCTGAGGGAACTGGCGGCCGACTGCCTGAAACGCTCCGCGGATCCTGCGGTCAAGCGACGCATCGAAGCGATGCGCATGAACTCCTTCAGCTACAGCTCAGGTGGCGATGAACGCCTCTGGCAGCCGAAGCCGGTGGAGTTCCTCATCTACGCCGCATGGAAGGACCACGCGGAAGATCGTCTGGAAAAGGAAGTCTATCCCCTCCTGGCCGGAGAAACCGGGAAGGAAACTCCGCAGCTCGCTGCTGCCAAAGCCTTTGCAAAACTGTGGTTCGGCAAGCCCGAGGACTTTGCCGAGGCTGCTGACGCTTGGGTGAAGACGGACAAACTGAGGGCTTCCGTGGGCCAGCCTGCATGGGCCTGGTTCTCTGACGGCGGACACATGGAGAATCTGCTGAGGTTCGCCGTGGAGAGGGAGATCGCAGCCCATCTGGAAGACTGGATCATCGGCAAGGTCAAGATGTACCTGCGGGACAACAATCACCTGGATCTGGATTGCCTGAACACCTGGATGCGCACGCTGGCCGGACAAGAAGGCACCGCCGAGGTCGTCACCTTCATCGGAAAACTGGGCGACAACATCTTTGGAAGTGCGGAAGGACGGCGCAAGGCGGGCAGCGACTATGTGGCCCAGCGCTACGGCGGCTCCAATGTGCAAAACCCCAAAGCCTACAGCTACGGACAATTCATCGAGGGCCTGATGGAAGAAAACGGCGTGCCGGCCGCAGCCCTGCAGCTGATGATTTCCGAACGCTGGCTCGATACTCCCGCTGCAACGCAGCAGGTGCGATACCGCATCACCAACGAAGGGATCTACGACGATCCTGCCGGACTGGTGCACCTCTTGTCCTCAACGCCTTTTGGCGGAGAAGCAGCGACATTCCGCGCGTATGGGACAGCCGATCGCTATACCCCCACGATCCTCGGCGGACTGCTGGCGGAGATGCGCAAACGGGACAAGATCCGCTCCCAGATTCTCAAGCAACTGAAGGAAGCGCCGAATCAAACCTTTGGCACGGCACTCTCGATTGCCTGCCTGGAGCCAAAGCATGACGCGGAACTGATCGCCTTCGTCAAGGCGCGCAAGGATGAACTCAGCAAACTGGGCGCGCCGGCCCAGGATGAACTCCGCGACGTGCTCAAGCAGGTGTGGCCTGCGCTCCAGCGACCAGAAAACATGCCTCCAGATCGGCAGGAAGTCCTTCGTCCGCTCTTTGCTGCGGAGATGAAAAGCGCCGCAGAGCGCCGAGCCCTGGTTTTGACAGCGACCAGCCTCGAGCAACTGAAGATGGCGGACAGGCCCTTCTTCGATTTCCTGCGCGGGGAGTTTGTGAAGCTGGCGGCTGAAGGGAAGGATGACGAAGCGGTGAACCTGTTCGAAAAGGGATGCACCCTCATCGAGAAAAAGATGGCAGCCAAGGGCTGGGATGACGGACAGAACTGGAATGGGTGGACACCCCGCAGCCAGCTCGCGGACACCATCCTCGACTGGCGGTCAGGCTGGGATCTCGTGCGACTGGGCGTACGGCTCTACAACACCGACACCAGCGGCAAGCTGGAACATCCTGGCCACCCCAACAGCAACCAGTGGAACAAGACCCTGGAGGAATCCTGGAAGCGCGAAGGCGGCTATTGGAGACCGGATACCTCGCTGCACGTCACGCTCAGCCGCATCCACAGCAATCTGAAGGGACAGAACCCGACCATTCTCATGCCTGTGCTTTATGACCTCGCGAGCCAGGTGCCGCCGAGGCTGCGTGTGCAACTCATCCAGTGGGCGGAAGGTGAAGGAGCGAAGAAGCCCTATGCCGCACTCGCACGCGAGCTCGCGGTCGCAGCGCGCTTCCACCGGTTCACTTCACCAGGCAAGAAGGTGGTGCTGGATGCTTCCGGCAAGCGCCCGGTCGATCCCGAGGCGCCCTCCATGCGCCCGGAGGATTGGGACTACCTGCTTGGCATCATGGAAGACGCCTCGCTCAATCCGCGCGTACGGCTCGTGATTGCCAACTGGATCTGCCACTACGGCCGCGAAGAAGTGGATGGCCGCGTGGTCCTTTCCGCGATGAAGCTTTCCGCAGAAGGTCTGCGGAACTCCTGGGGACACAGTGCCTACCATCTGGCGGCGGCACTTCGTTGCTTCAACCAGGAACCGGTGAACGAGTCCTGGAAAGCCGCGGCAGATGACGTGTGGAATGCCTGGGTCATGCGCAACGCGCGCAATCAGGAATCCTCACGCATGGGCCGCGCCTATGACCCCGCGGATACCGCTGTCTTCGCCATGTGGGAGATGGCCGTGCGTGCTCGTGAGAAGACCTGGCAGACACGCCTGAGGTCGGACTTCCCGAATGCACTGAATGACAGCTACATCACCTTCGTAGCGATGGTACGCCAGGAGGACTTCACCGAAGCCACCAACTTCCTCCGCACGCAATGGAAGGATTTCACACAATGGATTCCCTACTTCGACTCGCTCGATACGGTGAACAGCGACAGCAACATCGCTGAAGGCGTGGCCGTGATGCTGAACACCACCACGCGGGACAAGTTCATCACCGCCTGTCCGGACCCTGCTCTGGCGGAGTTGGGCAGGATCTTCATGGATGTGGGCAATGATCCGCCCCAAGGATACCGCGAGCGATTTGGCATGCCGCCAGACTATCGTGCCCGCAGGAATCTCGCCGCGGAATCCTTCCACCCCGAGGCGATCACGGATGACGCCATGCGCGCCCGCGCTACCGGCTGGCTCTTCGGAGCCTCCGCTGCGAATGAGAAACTCGCCCCTGTCGTGGCCGCACTCGCTGCAAAGGTGGATGTCTCAAAACTAGGTGGCATGAATGACTCCCAGAAGATGCGCTGGCAGATCCTGCTGCCCCTGCTGCACAGCCACAACCTCGCGCTGAAGGGTGACTTCAAGGCCTTCGACACGTTTTATGACACCATTCACAACCACAACACGTGGAATGAATGGCTGCGCGACAACATCAAGGAGTACTCAGGCCGCATGGCGCTCTCCCGCACGCGTCTCTTCTGGAGAAGCCAGCCGCCCACGAAGGCATCTGACATGCTGCCCATCACAGACAGCATCCTGAAGAGATATGCCAACAATGATGACCACCAGATTGGCGATGCCATCGGCGTGCGCACTGCGATCTATCTCTATGACGGCGACAACGAGGGGCTTGCCACGTGGCGCAGCTCGCTGACGAAGGAACAGTCCAGCCAGTTCCTGGACCGCTTCCGCACCCAGAGCTCCCTCTTTGTGACTCTCGGTGATCTGTGCGGGCGGGACCCCAAGGTCCGTCTGCCTCTGGAGCGTCGGCTCGCCTTGGTGGAAGCAGCAGTGAAGGACGAGTGGACGCAGAAGACGGCGAAGAGCAACCCAGGCGCCTCCTTCAAGATGCCCATCCTCACCGGCCGCACCAACCTGCTGAGCCGCCCCGAGTTGCTAGAGCACGGCATGAAGATTGCCGCCCTGATTCCCCGTGACGGCCGCTCGTTCTATGAAATGGCAGACTGGTTTGAAGAAGAAGGCATGGCGGACCAGACTCTGGCGGCGCTCGATGCCGTCATCGCAACGGTGGGCAACAACCAATCCCTGCTCCAGCCGGCACTCATCCGGAAAGCGGAGACGCTCGACAACATGGGACGCAACGCGGATGCCATGAAAGCGCTGGAGGGAATGGACGTTGCCAAACTGCCCACGGGGCTTCGTCTCCAGGTGGAACGCCTTCAGCGAAAGGAGCAGGAAGCTGCCAAGAAAGCGGCGGCTTCAAAGCCAGAATCTCCCACTCCCGGCGGCAATGTACCTGTTCAGTGA